One window from the genome of Spirosoma rhododendri encodes:
- a CDS encoding SusC/RagA family TonB-linked outer membrane protein, translated as MKLIICQLLLAAFVGSIVLAGPSAAQGVLDRSVTMQVTNQQIGSVLGLLRKQVDVRFTYSSSVVETNRRVSLSVTNERLSDVMNRLLTPLNIAYRVEGRQIILYRQEKTGDADEPTSTGGQVGVAEAVTVRGRVTDDKGMGLPGANVLIKGSTTGTVTDTDGAYSLSVPTGTETLVISFIGYTSKEVAIGGRTTVDVQLASDDKSLSEVVVVGYGTQRKADLTSAVASVKSENFVKGAVKDAGQLLQGKVAGLTISNPSGDPTANTQILLRGTATLSSSSQPLILIDGVPGSLNTVAPEDIASIDVLKDGSAAAIYGTRGTNGVILITTRRAQGDIKPTIEYSGYVSTQTITRKPDLLTATDYRRLIPQGVGFQDLGAIPTGSTHSRGLRSFTSTT; from the coding sequence ATGAAACTCATTATCTGTCAGCTTTTACTGGCGGCATTCGTGGGCAGCATCGTACTGGCTGGCCCATCGGCAGCGCAGGGGGTGCTTGACCGCTCGGTAACCATGCAAGTCACGAATCAGCAGATTGGGTCCGTGCTAGGACTGCTGCGTAAGCAGGTGGACGTGCGGTTTACGTACAGTTCGTCGGTTGTCGAAACCAATCGGCGCGTCAGCCTGTCGGTTACCAATGAGCGACTGTCCGATGTGATGAACCGGCTTCTGACACCGCTGAACATTGCGTATCGCGTGGAGGGACGCCAAATCATTCTCTACCGCCAGGAAAAGACAGGCGACGCCGATGAACCGACGTCTACTGGTGGGCAGGTCGGTGTCGCCGAAGCCGTAACCGTTCGGGGGCGCGTGACCGACGATAAAGGCATGGGCCTGCCCGGTGCCAACGTCCTGATAAAGGGCAGTACGACGGGGACGGTTACCGATACCGATGGCGCTTACTCGCTCTCAGTACCGACGGGTACTGAAACGCTGGTGATCTCATTTATCGGTTACACGTCGAAGGAGGTTGCCATAGGCGGGCGTACCACGGTCGACGTGCAACTGGCATCCGACGATAAGTCGTTGTCGGAGGTGGTTGTCGTGGGCTACGGTACGCAGCGGAAGGCTGACCTGACCAGCGCCGTCGCCAGCGTAAAGTCGGAGAATTTCGTGAAAGGAGCCGTGAAAGATGCCGGGCAACTGCTTCAGGGCAAGGTCGCCGGTCTGACGATTAGTAACCCTAGTGGCGACCCAACGGCCAACACGCAGATTTTGCTGCGCGGTACGGCTACGCTCAGTAGCAGCTCCCAACCCCTGATTCTGATCGACGGCGTGCCGGGAAGTTTGAACACGGTAGCCCCGGAAGATATCGCGTCCATCGACGTGCTAAAAGACGGTTCAGCGGCTGCTATCTATGGTACGCGCGGCACCAACGGCGTTATCCTGATTACGACCCGCCGGGCGCAGGGCGATATCAAACCGACAATCGAATACAGCGGCTACGTCAGTACGCAGACGATCACCCGCAAACCTGATCTGCTGACGGCGACCGACTACCGGCGGCTCATTCCGCAGGGCGTCGGTTTTCAGGATCTGGGGGCGATACCGACTGGATCAACGCACTCTCGCGGGCTCCGCTCATTCACGTCAACAACGTGA